Below is a genomic region from Aricia agestis chromosome 16, ilAriAges1.1, whole genome shotgun sequence.
CATTTTCTGAAGGCAATGATTATCATAAATAGAAAGAGATCGACAATTTGTGTATCTATCTAGATGTTATAGTTATATAAATTCTTCACTAAAGAAAAGTTGGTCGACAGACAAGAGCAAAACtttgtatacttacataatattatttatatgttattttaacttataaatatattattgtaacttacagacgttatattttaatgtggCTCTTCCTATTAAGTTAAGTTTTTAGCTTAAGTtctaaaaaagataataatattatgtcttaccCGTATTTCATGAAATTGGTCCATAACGTTGTAATTTGGTCAATTTTATGCTGGTCATCGGTGTTTGGTACATCCGGAAGGAAATCAATGGTAAAAATATATCCCAGTTCATCGGAGTGCGTCGTTCCGGGTTCGGTTATATTGTAATACCTTTTCATTCTATTTAGATGACCTTCATAAGAAAACAAATATTGATATACATTTGTATCCTTGTGCTTTGCATATTTGATCAACTGCCGTTGTAAGGGATAAACGAAATCGAAGTCAGTAAGAAAATCGACAACTTcgtatttattaatttcaccGTTTGCGTGGTCTCCAAGATAGAAGTGCTTTATTATATCTAAGACGTTACTatgattttgtaaattaaacttaaaaccTAAATCAGACCGAAGTATATCttcggattttaataaaaacgcGTACGAGGGACTATACAAGGTATAAATGCATTCTCGTTCTGTAAACCCGCTTAGTATGTTAAGACCATCAATATTTATTCCTTCCGATAACTCGGGGTTTTCATCGATATATGGAACGACCCCATCAAATTCTTTTTCGACACACGAAGCccattcatattcatatttagCTGTTGTTTTAATAACCGTTTCGGGATCTGCTTTGGCTAGAAATGAGAGGGCAGCATATGTGTCGTTAGTTTTGAATCCGATCTTTTCAGCAATATCGATGAGTGCCGTTTTGTCAGAAGGTCTAACAAAACCAGGAATTGTAGCACTTCCACTTTGCAGTATGGCTTGCTGAAACAGTCTAGGCTGTTTGGTCAATAGATGCATGTCAGCTGTCATAGCACCTGAGCTGTGACCACCGATGGTAATTCTTTGTGGATTACCTCCAAAGGCTTGAATATTATCTCTAACCCACTTAATGGCTTTGTACTGATCCCATAGTCCCTGATTGCCGGGTATTTCAGGAATGTCCATACACATGAAACCGTAGGGTCCAAGTCtataattaaaagtaactaCTATAACATCGTGACGGACAAGATATTTAGGTCCATATAAGTCTCTTTGGCTTCGACCATGATCGTGCTTTCCcccaaaaatataaacataaacaGCTTTGTCTGTTGTCTCCGTATTGGGTACATATACATTGAGATGCAAACAGTCCAGAGCACCTTTATACGGGTCGCCACCTCCTAAGTAAATTTCTCTAATTTGTGGACACATTACTGAATCGTTGAATGCTTCAAAAACTTTGTCAAATTTCTCATGGGGAATGGAAGCCTGCAAAAATTTATTAGTCTTTAAAATTATTGCATATTGATTATGGTTTTATATTCAGTGTTATATGACCTTTTTAgtgtgtttataataataattacttcattaattattattttttggatataagACAATTTTAAATGTGTACGTACTTACCCCAAAGGGATTGCTGGCGTTGACTCTGGCGTACGGTATGCCCAGGAACATGACATAGTCCCCGTCGTCGGCCGGCACACCCTGTATGCTGCCCACTTCCGTGTGGACCAGCAGCCTCAGTTCCACATGGCTTATGACCAGCAGCAATATGACCGCACACGTAAACATTTTTGTGGCttctttaaaaaacttatttcaacGGTTAAAACAATTTGACCTCCTCAATAGAAGACGCTACACTAAATGTCTTAAATATAATTCTAATATGTCTAACATTTCATCAATATGTATGACGGATCTAAGCTAATTAACATATTTATCAACTAAATTGATAttcaaatgtattataaaaaaatagaagCCTTTGCtgctttacggccgttcccaatatttgatctatatctggttttgccctactagagatattaatagctcacattagacattagagacatatattttatgtcaattatgagctattcctatctctagtacggcaaaaccagagatagatcaaatattggtaACGGCCGTTAATGTACCTATACCAGTTACCACTAATAATACGATAACAGAGGAAAAATCACACACAAAAGCTACtcaataaaatcaaataaacgATAAGTACTTCAATAAAGTCGTATTAcgttataaatttatattaagtatattatgttaccctcaaagaccgaaaactataaaactactcctgcgtattaaatatccataatggcaacatatagacactttttttagaatttttcacaaaatcctcaattataggTATGTgtagttatatattttaaatattaaataataaaattaaaataaaataaataattaaggggggctgccatacaaaaaacacattttttttccttattttcgctctataacggtacagaactcggactcgcacttggctgatttttactacatgtatatgaatgtgtatatacgctacatacaccaaatcaacattttttatatgttttgtctgtatgtctgtctgtctgtctgtttgttccggctaatctctgaattgGCTTGaacgattttgacgggactttttttggcagatagctgatgtagtaagaaataactgggtactttttaaccgacttctgaaaaggaggaggatatatatatatttttttatatttgttctcGGACAACTACTTATCTGATCGTTAACACATAATTTATGGTTTTTTCGACACTATCTTAAGCTTATCTAAGTTCGCGTCATAAAACAGGTCCCAGAAAGCCATGTTACTATGGAAGGGTCGCGAGATGACGGTCAAGTTGGAGTCGATCTGCAGACACGGCACCGTGTCGGTGGTCAGCGGCGGCCATGACACCGGCAGCAGCTCCGTGCGAACAGGCGTTGGGTTCCTgaatgacatattattatttattccataattccataataattaatattatgtaagtatccTATTATACTTGAGTCACATCAAGTCTTGATCATGATATAACATGATGTGTGCTGTTTTATAATgttaatctacgaataataaaaactaaggaaaagtaacttcgtcaaaaaacatgctccacaatacttgtcaaaaaagtgtaccttatggtgccttctcacggcgcgtattatcgcaagccgcgccgcgcccgctcgagccacgcgccgtgtgaagagGTGGCTCgtgctggctcgagcaggcgcgtttaatattacgcgccagctcgagccacgcgtcCCAAAGaaagtggtggcgtggttgcgttctcacggcgcgtgctaccacgagccgcgccgcgcccgctcgagccacgcgccgtgtgaagggatGGCGCAgcgcggctcgtgcaggcgtgtcccgatccgattaaagtcggtaacttcaaaggcgcggcttgagcaaacaggcgagcacgagccaccccttctcacggcgcgtgatatcacaagccgcgccatgccgacaaaaatttaagtaaatgaaactttattaacacgaaaatagatatcattttgctctaagtcactacgttcaataagtaaattttaatgaaatgcaactttattcactaggcaattaggttgcatttcaatctatgccactaataattaaattaagtgtaattcatttatttgataacagacgccgctgcttggcggctataTCGCGCTAAGCACGCACGCAGATAgcacgaagatttttattataggtgattaactaatatgaaactcttttcacttacactcattcttggtgttgtaggattatcacgccagagggatttaagtcccagggtgggataccctgggggctgggactaaattcctatggcgtgtattggtcctcaaatactggtggcagttcattcctgagttttacagtgcatggcaggatgttacgcaaaaaatgcacggtggaagactgccactcaccaaggtgatgaggattgatgatggtatgtttttcgcgtggaataatgacgaaagcttgcaggatgtacgattccgaacaataataattgcttaAAATCTTCCCAGTTCCCCGTAATGctatactacttttataattcacaataataattattattatgtttccactCGTACTGGTGGAAGAATGACGCTTCTGTTCGAGCACAACATCACGAAATCCATCTGTACGGCTACCCTGGGACTAAAATCGCTCTGGTatgataattctacaacaccaagaGTGAGTGTGAATGGAAATAACTTCATACTAGTTAATCACCTTATACCTATAACAAAtgtcttcgtgctagctatagcgcgatgtagctgccaagcagcggcatctgttatcaaaataaaggaattaaacttattataataaaattagcggcatagattgaaatgcaattgagaaggggtggctcgtgctcgctcgtaatagctggctcggcgcggcgccaGAGTAGACGGAattatatgtctattgtggcggcgcggcttgtgatatcacacgccgtgagaagccagccttaggtacacatttcaatacatttgcaatatttaggtgaccttgagcggtactaggctgacgttacatgacagatcaaaaggaaccaaatttaaaacggtaatagtatgggagttacgattccttagtttttattattcgtagatgttAATAAActtcgtgtcacaatgttaggccgcgtactcctccgcaacggctttactgattttaaccaaattttatatgcatattcagtgggtctgagaatcggctactgggtacttattatattcataagtgcatttgttgaataaataatagtaaattattacaactcgagactgacggcgaccattgtttgtgcgacgggatagcgatggtcgttgccatggtgacatacttatctagtcacttcaaaaataaaatgggtgaaatactttatatggcatagaaacgtttgccgggacagctagtgttacaataaaacatacctaattattattctttaaatcGTGATTACCTTCACACATAAGTAATTCTTATGaacatcataaaaaatatttttatttctaaagaaACAGTCAAGTTAAAAGCACTAAGAGTTGCACTAAAACCTTCTATAACTTTTTCcgtaatagtaggggaggtgaTGCTATTTGTTGCAAAGTCATacaacaacaactttgagatactctcaatttttattccacccgTTCTGAAGCAGCTGACGATCAAAATTCGTATGTATGGGTGGCTTTTCAAAATGAGCACCACCTCCTCTACTATAATTTTTAGTCAAAGATAGTCGCAAAGACTTTACAAGCTACGCCACGCCGCGAACCGGTCCTTTTTAGTCGacaattagtttcaaaatcgtcgatcagaccaaataattaatgtagttttgaaagtggCTACAGTTACACTTAAggtatgaatatactaaaagtccccgagggagGGACACAGGCCAGCGGTGGGAGAggggggaaaggtctctttttcaaggtttttgcttgtgactcgaaaattataaataatatctctttagtgacttctacattaattatctacattaaatttccttttaaattaattcttaacatttttactgtacgatcATTACTTAAGgtagtacagactacagagtatTTATTAATGGTGATGAAAACAAGAACACGAGTATGCCGACTTATCCATGAAATTGTATTTCATCTTCGTCATTTTTATCATTAACATCGATGGGGGCTCCATTAGTACACACAGGAGTGTGTACCTAGGAAGGTAGCCGTTAATAAGACTACACTTAATGTCCGCTTTTCGGCAACTGGATTTTGCAGAACAACCACTggcaaaaaaattgaatttaacAACGCGTTAGGAGCTGGAGGATCCAAGGTCGTGATTGGTTCTAAGTTTCCATCGACTCGTCGATCGAAACAACATCGACAGTCGACACGTTACCTCTGTTTACTGTATCTAGATACCTACATTAAATagaggtaacgtagtcctctgattcctccttcaaaatagagcctatctaattacttttttaaaaatatcttcaggaagagtgagtctatgcatttttattttgtcttaaagatctttcaaatttgttttatggtattcattttttgcgatttttaaagggtcatatttttttatttattagtaaatttagaaaaaaaagacGAACGTAGATGCAAAGCTTTAACAGATcctaatattgtttaaaaatattttgtcgagacgcattgtccagggagtgaattggggaatacgtttgtatggaaaaacagtccttttaatactctgtatttcctaaagtaatcATCGTACAGTAAAAAGGTTTGTTCGTAATTTATAGaaaatttaatgtagataattaatgtagaagtcactaaagagatattataaataattttcgagtcacaaggaaaaaccttaaaaaagagACCTTgcccccctcccccaccgccggctGTGTCCCTCCCTCGGGGATTTTAGTATATTTGTCGCAGGCGGcttgtatatttagccgtattacattacggctagccgttttaaaaaacggcgcggttttgtaatgcggcgtgtcgacgtttagccggattgaatgcggctgaatAAAAAACCGCCGGAATACATTCGGCGCTATACGTTATTCaatacggctagccgtaatgtaataaggctacagacaatgacataagaagtgtttcttatgtcattggttagagactagtcgcctttttgacagttttagttTCGTAATTCGTTTCTTAACACTCGTGGCGCTGCCCGTGTGACGTGTCACAGATTAATATATGagaagtaattaaattttgtgtatgccatttaaaaatttggtttgcaAGAAATAACAGCTAATACATCATTTTGCCAGCATACAAAAATtttgttagcaataatt
It encodes:
- the LOC121734874 gene encoding acetylcholinesterase-like produces the protein MFTCAVILLLVISHVELRLLVHTEVGSIQGVPADDGDYVMFLGIPYARVNASNPFGASIPHEKFDKVFEAFNDSVMCPQIREIYLGGGDPYKGALDCLHLNVYVPNTETTDKAVYVYIFGGKHDHGRSQRDLYGPKYLVRHDVIVVTFNYRLGPYGFMCMDIPEIPGNQGLWDQYKAIKWVRDNIQAFGGNPQRITIGGHSSGAMTADMHLLTKQPRLFQQAILQSGSATIPGFVRPSDKTALIDIAEKIGFKTNDTYAALSFLAKADPETVIKTTAKYEYEWASCVEKEFDGVVPYIDENPELSEGINIDGLNILSGFTERECIYTLYSPSYAFLLKSEDILRSDLGFKFNLQNHSNVLDIIKHFYLGDHANGEINKYEVVDFLTDFDFVYPLQRQLIKYAKHKDTNVYQYLFSYEGHLNRMKRYYNITEPGTTHSDELGYIFTIDFLPDVPNTDDQHKIDQITTLWTNFMKYGNPTPVRTDLLPVSWPPLTADTVPCLQIDSNLTVISRPFHRNMAFWDLFYAAHLDKLSII